The Acidobacteriota bacterium genome segment CGGATCCCCGCGCAGCCAGCGCGCGGAAACGCGTCTCCGCGTCGTGCTGCGTGAGCGCCATGGTGCAGAGCTCCTCCATCAGCTTGTTCACGCTGATGGCTCGCCCACGGGCAAGGGCCTTCATGCGCGCGTGCGTATCGTCGGGCAGACGGATGGTGAGTGTCGACATGGCGTCAGGTCTCCGCAATCAGGCTGCTCGGGGTCAGGACGCGCAACTCGGGGAAGTGCAGTTCCGTCCGTTCGAAGTCGCGCGTGTTGTGGGTGACGATCGCCTCGGCACTCCCGGCGACGGCCAGCTCGACCACATGGTTGTCCGCCTCGTCGGGCAGATTCGGCCGCCACAGGTAGTACACGCGCACCCATCGGCAGCACGCGGCCATCGCCGCCCACAGGGCATCGCGCTCCCCGTCGGAGACCGGTGAACGGATGAACAATTCCGATCGCGACAGCACCGACTCGTACTCCGTGAACAGCCCCTGTCCCATCAGCGGCTCGTATCGACCCTGCAGGCAGCGTCGCAGAACCTCTCGGCTCGCACCGGCCGGGCTTGAAACAGCCGCGACGAAGACGTTCGTATCCACGACGATCCGCAAGGGCCGATGATAGCGCATGTGCTGTCGCCGGCGTGTTCGGGAAACGCCTTTTTCTCTTCTGGTCGAGGGCCGGGCACGGTATCATTCCCATTGACGAGACTCGGCCGGATCCGTTCCGCGTGGCGCCCCAGTGAAGACGCCCATCTACCTCGACTACGCCGCGACCACCCCGACCGATCCTGCCGTTGTCGCCGTCATGTCCCGCTACCTTGGACCGGACGGCGTGTTCGGCAACCCCGCGTCGCGGTTCCACAGCTTCGGGCGGGACGCCGAAGAGGCGGTCGAGCAGGCGCGCGTCCACGTCGCGGACCTCATCAACGCCGATCCGCGCGAGATCGTCTGGACCTCCGGGGCCACCGAGTCGGACAACCTCGCGATCAAGGGCGCCGTCGCCGCCTGCGCCGAGCCGCGACGAAAAGAGCTGCGATATTCCGAGCATCGTTAGCCCGTGTGCTCAGTTGGCTCAAGAGGACGTGACCGTCATTCTCGTGCCATACGATGCGAAGAAGGCGCGCATGATTTTCACGCGGGTGAATCGTTACGCGAAGCCAACGACGACCGGACAGAACATCGTTACGGACGATGACGACGTGGTCGCTGTCTTGTCCAGGGAAGTGGCAAACGATCTTATTGGCGGCCGGCTGACGAAGTACACTAGCAACACTCTCAGGCCGAAGGACGCTGAATTCACGACACTTGCCATAATCTATAACTGCACGGACGCTATTGTCACAAGCAGTTTTCCTGGTGGAAAGCTGGACAAAACGCAATTTCCGGAGGATGAGCGAAACAATCTCGCCCTGCCGACATTGAGTTGATACGGGCGGGGGATTCAATTCTCTGGAGCCCAACAGACGCCGCGGGGAGGACAAGGCGCTCGTCGGGGTCCTCGATGGCGTCGACGACGTAGCCGAGATTCATGATGTCGGCGGGCGTGCTTTGTCCGGCGGTTGGCGGTGCGATCGGCTCGCGTGGTGCTCACGGGGAGCGCTGAACCCGGATCCATTGCACCGACGCGCACGGTAGAGGCCACGCCGGATTCGTCGACGATGCGGAAGGCCCACGCTGTAGAAGCCGCCGCGGGTCAGTCGGCAGTGTCGGCGCCCTTGATGGCGTCGATGACCAGCGCACGCAGCTCGCGGATGTCTTCCTGCAGGTCGTCGAAGCGGGCGTTGACGTTGGCGTTGANNNNNNNNNNNNNNNNNNNNNNNNNNNNNNNNNNNNNNNNNNNNNNNNNNNNNNNNNNNNNNNNNNNNNNNNNNNNNNNNNNNNNNNNNNNNNNNNNNNNGCGTTGAGGTCGTCGAAGCGGGCGTTGACGTTGGCGTTCTGCTGGATCATCAGGCCGGCCAGCATCAACAGCAGGGTGGCGAGTCCGATCCCGGTGCCGACGATACTCCTGATGATCGCCTTCGTATCGCTGGCCGCGCCGGGGGCCGGCGCCTCGGACACTTGGTGTCGCTCACGTCCATAGCGTAGCACCGTTCTCCGTTCCGGGCCCCCGGCGCCGCCTCACCGCCGTTCCAGCACCTCCAGCATCTGCGTCGCGCAGAACACGCGGTTGCGTTGCGCGTCGCCCGTCGGGGAGACGATTCCCGCGGCCTGCAGCCGTTCGATCGCTCTGGCGGCGGTGGTGAAGGCGATGCCAAGGCGGCGGGCGATTCCGGTAGTGGTCCAGAACGGGTTTTCACGGAACAGCTCCAGCACGGTCTCGGGCGCCCGCGATTTCCCCGTGGTCAGTTGCGTCCGCCAACGGAGCATCAACCGGTCGATGGTCCGAATCCGCCTCGCGGCATCTTCGGCTTCGCGGGCGACCCCGTTCAGGAAGTAGATCAGCCATTCGTGCCATTCGCCGGCCGCGGTCGTGCCGAGCAGCCGTGCGTAGTACTCCGGCCGCGTCGCCTCGAACCACGCGCTCAGGTACAGCAACGGCGCCTTCAGCACGTCCCGCTCAACGAGCAGGAGTGTCGTCACCAGGCGACCGACGCGGCCGTTTCCGTCGCGGAAGGGATGGATGGCTTCGAACTGGGCGTGCGCCAGTCCGGCGTGGATCAGCGGCGGCAGCGACTCGTCGTGCAGGAACCGCTCCCAGTGCTGCAGGCAGTCCGGAACCGCCTCGGGCGGCGGCGGAACGTACGTCGCGGTCTCCGGCCGGCAGCCGGGCGGACCGATCCAGTTCTGGGTGCTTCGGAACTCGCCCGGTGCGGCGGCCTCCCCGCGCACGCCGGTCATCAGCAGCCTGTGGGTCTCGCGTACGAGCCGGAGCGACAGGGGCAGCTTCTCCAGCTTCTTCACGCTGTGGTCCAGCGCGCGTACGTAGTTGGTTACCTCGTGGAGGTCCGCGCTGTCACGCGCGACCCGGGCGCCGGCTTCCGCGGCGAGCAGATCGGTGAGCGTCGACTGCGTGCCCTCGATCCGGCTGGACAGCACCGCCTCACGCCGAATGAACGGCCGAATCAGCAGGTGCGGATTCGGCAGCCGGCGACTCTCGCCGGCGAGTCGTCCAATCGCGCGGTCTGCCGCCGACAGGGCGTTGACCAGCTCCCGGTTCCACTCGAAGGCGGGCGGCAGCGGCGCCGGCACGAACGCCGTGTAGCCGGCCGCCAGGCTGACCGTTCTCCCGTGCGGCTTCCGGTGCCCGCTCCGCATGTCAGTTTGCAGCTTCGCCGATTGCCCGCCCTGTTATTGGCGACTACCGCCTCAATCGATAATAGCTCGCGCGCTCGTTTGCGGTAACGGTAACGAAGGCCGGGCCTCGTGGGGCTGCGGTCACAACTATCCTTTCGATTAGGAATCGACGAACCCGCACCGGCGGATCCATTCAAGATCTCGAGGCCGGCGCGTCGCGCACGACCCGGTGCCCGCGGACGGACACCCCGTGCTCGGCGAGCGCGGCCCCCCAGCCGTCCCTCGTGCCGATCGTGCTGGTCGCGTCGAGCAATCCCATCTTCTCCTCGCGCGCCGTCAGGCT includes the following:
- a CDS encoding toxin-antitoxin system HicB family antitoxin, giving the protein MSTLTIRLPDDTHARMKALARGRAISVNKLMEELCTMALTQHDAETRFRALAARGSVKDGLRVLDKLDAGFDGGDGPKRRTGEALRGAGD
- a CDS encoding putative toxin-antitoxin system toxin component, PIN family, translating into MRYHRPLRIVVDTNVFVAAVSSPAGASREVLRRCLQGRYEPLMGQGLFTEYESVLSRSELFIRSPVSDGERDALWAAMAACCRWVRVYYLWRPNLPDEADNHVVELAVAGSAEAIVTHNTRDFERTELHFPELRVLTPSSLIAET
- a CDS encoding aminotransferase class V-fold PLP-dependent enzyme, whose product is MKTPIYLDYAATTPTDPAVVAVMSRYLGPDGVFGNPASRFHSFGRDAEEAVEQARVHVADLINADPREIVWTSGATESDNLAIKGAVAACAEPRRKELRYSEHR
- a CDS encoding Fic family protein translates to MRSGHRKPHGRTVSLAAGYTAFVPAPLPPAFEWNRELVNALSAADRAIGRLAGESRRLPNPHLLIRPFIRREAVLSSRIEGTQSTLTDLLAAEAGARVARDSADLHEVTNYVRALDHSVKKLEKLPLSLRLVRETHRLLMTGVRGEAAAPGEFRSTQNWIGPPGCRPETATYVPPPPEAVPDCLQHWERFLHDESLPPLIHAGLAHAQFEAIHPFRDGNGRVGRLVTTLLLVERDVLKAPLLYLSAWFEATRPEYYARLLGTTAAGEWHEWLIYFLNGVAREAEDAARRIRTIDRLMLRWRTQLTTGKSRAPETVLELFRENPFWTTTGIARRLGIAFTTAARAIERLQAAGIVSPTGDAQRNRVFCATQMLEVLERR